ATATTCATAACTGAAGGACCATTTTCCAAAATATTCATTCATCacattacatttacattttattgccAGGACTTGAGGTCAGTATTCATGAATTCAATCCACTAACCCCCCTCCACTGGGCACCAATTAGATGCACAGCTTTGAGCCTAGGTGTTATGCGGCTGCAACCATCAACCACATGACGGTGTCGTCCGTTCAGAAGCTAAAAATTTCATTGggataaatatgtgtatattactaaaataaaatatatcggGGCACACATTTCCTGTAGGGAAATGAACATTAACTTTGCAGTACTCAAAGTCAATCTGCAACCTTTTGGTTTCAtgatcttggacaaattatttaatatcAAGTTTCAATTTCCCCCtccataaaatggaaatgatgacaCCTCCTACCTTAATAGTTGCATATGTCTGTGCATATGTGTTTGtgctgaataaattaaataatatataaatcaatCTGGCCTGTAGTATGACTTCAGCATATTTCTACCTAgccactcccctccccaccccaggccaaTCATCCCAACACCCTAAATATTTTAAGTTGTTCTGAAGTTCAGAGGAACATAAAATATTTGGTGGTGTTTTACTTCTTTCATGAATGATCCAACTTCAAACAAATTTACATGGCAACCCATATATAGTTCTCTCAATACTCAAAACAACGCCTTTACTAAAATAATTTGGAGTGGTGACTTACTGTGGCCTTGGATCCTGCTACAGAGAGATTTGGCATATATTATCAAGAATACCGTTTTATTTAAAAAGCTCATAAAGCTTCATCCTCAGCTATTACTGATTTAGGAGTAGCAGATATATGGAAACTTTCACACTCTACTGAACGGGATTATACATTCTTCTCTAACCCACATAACTCATATTTCCAAGCTGACTTTTAAGTTCCTCACTTTCTGATTAATGATGTGAATAGCAGGGCTCTAGGCAGCGTTCTCTTATCTGAGCATGCCACAGACTCACTTTCAGTTGACCTTCAGAAAGTATTAGACAGCATTTCTGCAAAACTTCCTTTAGTAATGAACGCTGGAAAAGAAAGTTATGATTTGTGATTCTAAAACTACATAGAaatacaaaatacacacacagtcACTGACATGGGGactctgtatgtatatatacaggcTCTCTTATTTTTACTGATTGATATCAATTTTTTTCAGGAGCAAAGTATCactaattacaaaaataaactaactaGCAAAGTTCTCATTAAAGATAAATGTGAACTGGGAAGAACATATGGATAAATCATCCCCTGCCTCATTCAAATTGAAAAGAAAGACTAACTCTGGAGGGAACAGTGAGAAATGTGCATATTATAAAGTTATAGGTTTTAATAACTTCACCTCATTCTATTAAGCCTCTAACCCCATTGGAATCATAAAAGGTTAATACTGAAATGAACCCTAAGAGCATAAATTAGGCATTGGCCATTATATCCCCCCAAATGAGCCTTAAGCTATGTAACACTTGATCAGCaggattttcctcttttattaaagaaatgaagatacACTGCATTGAATGACATTATTGAGAATACCTAAAATTTCTCATTATCCTACAAGCGCTTAAAATTGCTATTACAGATTTCTGCAGGCCAAATCCCAGTTCCCAATGGACCCCTGCAGTTTATGGAGTACTAGCAGGGAATGTGTTTCAGTTGCCCACAAGTACATACTTATATAGTCATATTGggtattttcaggagaaaatgagatattttatttttattctgtctCTAAAGAAGGGTCAATCTGAAATGGCCACAAATCAAAACTGGGGCCGGCGCGTTGGGGCTGTTTGCTGGGGGCGGCCGCGCGGCGCGAGCGGGCCACTCCGGGGCGGGCGCGCGCAGGGATGCTCGGGGgtcggggtggtggtggggcggcggcggcggcggccgtgTGGGCTGAGGCTGCAAGGGTAGCGCGGGCCCCCGGGCCTTTCCTGAGCCGGCCGCTTGGGCtgcgccgccgccgaggcccctTCAGCCTCGGGGCCGGGCCCGCCGCCGCTTCTGAACGCGGGGGCCGGGGAGCCACTGCCTGGGCCCGGAGCCTCCCCTCGGGGTTCAGGCCCAGACGGGGAGCCCCGAGCTGCTGCCCTCCTCGCCGGCCTCCGAGCCCCATTTCCTGCTTTTTCAGTTTCCCTGGGGAGGTGATGAATTGTTCTGGGGGTCCCCGATGAGGCGGGCCGGGGGGCCGCGCTCTTTATAGAGGGTCCTGGGGAAGCGGTTGTCTTTGCACGGGCGGGGGACTTCCCGAGCCTGCCGGGACCATGAGCTGAACTGTGCGAGTGGGACATGTCCGAAGCCCGAGAgccagccccctcccccggcGGCCAGCCTGGCATCTGAAGAAGCCTCTCTCGGGCCCTTGCAAAGTCTGATGACAGAGTTTTTCCATGACTGTACAACCAATGAAAGAAAACGTGAGATAGAGGAACTTCTTGATAACTTTGCTCAGCAAGTAGGATCCTGGAGATTCTGCCTGTATTTTCTCTCCAGCAATAGGAATGACTGTGTAATGATGTACAGTTTAACATTTTTTGAGAATCTGATCAATAAAATGCGGCTTGGGGTCCCATCTCACGATAAGATGGAAATCCGTAGCTGCCTGTCCAAACTCCTCTTGGCTCACCACAAAACCTTACCTTACTTCATCTGGAACAAGCTCTGCAAAGTGATTGTTGACATTGGCCGTCAAGATTGGCCCATGTTCTACCATGACTTTTTTACTAACATTTTACAGTTGATCCAGTCCCCTGTGACAACTCCCCTCGGGCTGATCATGTTGAAGACAACTTCAGAAGAGCTGGTTTGTCCCGCCGAGGACCTCAGAGTGGCTTGGAAGGAAGAGTGGCGAAAGCTGCTGCTGGACCAGGTGCAGACAGTGCTTGGGCTACTGACAGGTATCTTGGAGACTGTCTGGGACAAACACAGCGTGActgccaccaccccaccaccatcTCCGACCTCAGGAGAAAGTGGTGACTTACTGAGTAACCTGTTGCAGAGTCCTAGTTCAGCCAAACTGTTGAATCAGCCAATCCCCATCCTTGATGAGGAGAGTGAGTATATCTGTTCCTTGGCCTTGGAGTGCCTGGCCCATCTCTTCAGTTGGATTCCTCTGTCTGCCAGCATCATCCTGTCCTTCCTTACCACCATCTTCCACTTTGCCTGCTTTGGCTGTGACATCCAGGCCAGAAAGGTGGCAGTGGTTAACGGCAGCAGCCAGAACTGTATGTTGGGTCAGGAGTACAGCTGGCTTGGGGTCCTGGCCATGTCCTGCATCAATGAACTCATGTCCATGAACTGTGTGCCTATGGAGTTCGAGGAGTACTTACTGCATACGTTCCAGCAGACTTTCTACCGTCTGCAGAAAATCACCAAGGATAACAATGCCCACACGGTGAAGAGAAAGCTAGAAGAACTCGATGAGTGCTACATCGAGACGTTTACTGACCTTCTGCGGCTCTTTGTGAGTGTTCACCTAAGAATCGAGTCCTACTCCCAGTTCCCCGTGGTGGAGTTTTTGACAGTTTTGTTCAAGTACACATTTCATCAGCCTACTCATGAAGGTTACTTCTTGTTTAGATATCTGGACGCTCTTTTTGGACTATCTGACAAGGAAAACGAAAAGCCATCTGGGAGACAGGGAAGCAGTTCTCAACAGGTACGAAGACACCCTAGTCCTCTGGCTCATGGAGGTGTTGAATCAAATCCACTTCAGATACAACCAGGCCCAGTTGGAGGAGTTGGATGACAAAACTCTGGATGACGATCAGCAGACAGAGTGGCAGTGGTACTTACGGCAGAGCTTGGAGGTAGTGGCCAAAGTGATGGAGCTCCTTCCCACACACGCCTTCTCAACACTGTTCCCAGTTCTTCAGGACAATTTAGAAGTTTATCTGGGGTTACAGCAGTTTATAGTTACTTCAGGGTCAGAACACAGGTTGAACATCACAGCAGAGAACGACTGCCAGTGGCTGCACTGTTCCCTGCGAGACCTGAGCTCCCTCCTGCAGGCTGTGGGCCACCTAGCCGAATACTTCATCGGGGACGTGTTCACAGTGCACTTCAGCGACACCCTCACGGTGGTGGAGAGGTTGGTCAAAGTCACTTTGTATGGATCTCAGATAAAATTGTACAACATTGAGACTGCCGTGCCATCAATATTGAAGCCTGATCTCATTGATGTGCCTGCTTAGTCCCTGGCTGCTCTGCAGGTTTACTCTCAGTACTGGCTAGCCCAGTACTGCAACGAGGCTCATCGGCAGAATACGCAGCAGTTTGTTACGCTCATCTCCCCCACCACGGATACAGTCACACCTCTGGTCAGCACCAAGGTCTGAGACAAATTGCTGCTATCTGTGTGCCATTTACTGGTCTCACTGGCCACCGCTGTGCGACCTGTCTTTCTGATCAGCATCCCTGCAGTACAGAAAGTATTCAACGGAAGCACCGATGCCTCTACCCAGCAGCTTGTTGACAAGGCTCAGCTATTGGTGTGCCAAGCCCTCTCTAACATCCTGTTGCTTCCATGGCCAAACATCCCAGAGAATGAGCAGCAGTGGCCTGTGTGCTCCATCAACCATGCCAGCCTCATCTCTGTGCGCTCTCGGGATTATTGCAACCTGAAGCCCAGTGCTGTCACCCCGCAGAGGAAGATGCCCCTGGATGACACCAAAGTGATTATCCACCAGACACTTAGTGTCTTAGAAGATATCATGGAGAATATCTCTGGGGAATCCACCAAGTCCCAACAGATCTGCTACCAGTCCCTGCAGGAATCTGTTCAAGTCTCCCTGGCCCTCTTTCCAGCTTTTATCCATCAGTCAGATGTGTCTGATGAGATGCTGAGCTTCTTCCCCACTCTGCTTCAAGGCCTTAGAGTACAGATGGGCGTGCCTTTCACTGCTGATGTTGAAACTGATCTGTAGTCTACAGTAGTGGATCATCCATTGTTGCTTCACTCTGAGTGATGTGACTTAAATATGCAACTCAAATGTTCTGTAGTTGTGAGTGTTAACAGTCCACTTTTGACTCTGCCTGTAGATTAGCTGCTGTTTGTATCAAGATAGtgttaatttaacttttaattgTGAATAGTGTTACTATGTTTTCTCAGAGTTCAGATAATGACAAAGAGATGATTACAGTGATAATACAGGCATAACCTGGACATCACTAAAAAAGAAGGCTAAATGACTGTGTGATTTAATGACTGACAGAAGGACACAAACAATAATATTAGGGAGGTAAACAACCAAAACAGAACATGCTGTGCAATATGCAGAGAATAATTGGGGATCGGGCATGGTGGAGAAGGGGAAGTGAAAGCATATATGAAGACTGAGTCTTATAAATCTTACAAGCAAATACTTGTCagtcaataaaaatttttcatcATCCAAAAAAATACCAACACACAGTCAAAAATTCAGGCCACTGAATTAGCCCGGGCACACCACATGAAGGAACACCCATTATCTTAttgtccttttttgttgttgttgttttgttttttatacagcagatatatattttattgttcaAACCAAGAAATCTTATGGGTGAAGATTTTTATTACAGTATTTATTCACTGACCGAATGATCTGATCTTATTTTATTGATGGTCAACTAccattcaaaatttatttttgaaaataaaattatttctaaacgACTTAAAATAACATATATCTATGTTAATTACATATACATTGCTACAAAAGTATATCAATTAAAGCAATAAGTGTCATTTATATTAAAAGTgaaataggtctgtgtcttgaGGGttttgggagggggaagggtaagctgtgacaaagtgagagagtggcatggacatatatacactaccaaacttaaaatagatagctagggaagcagccgcatagcacagggagatcagctcggtgctttgtgaccgcctagaggggtgggatagggagggtgggagggagggagatgcaagagggaagagatatgggaacatgtatatgtataactgatccactttgttataaagcagaaactaacacaccattgtaaagcaattacactccaataaagttgttaaagaaaaagtgaaataagCAGGTTCTCTTTTCTTGTTACATATTTACACATTTCAATTCCTTAGCTGCATAGTATGCCTTGCAACTGATATTTTTCtgcaaaatgctttttaaaatataattcttctctctttttttacacACCCATAATCTCCCCCCAAATTGTTTTTTACTTAATTGAAAATACTGATATATTTAATTGCCACTTTTCTTTAtaccataacttttttttttttgcggtacgtgggcctctcactgttgtgccctctcctgttgtggagcacaggttccagacgcgcaggctcagcggccatggctgacgggcctagccgcttctcGGCATGCAGGATcgtcctggactggggcacgaacccgtgtcccctgcatcggcaggcggactctcaaccaccgtgccaccagggaagccctataccataacatttttaattgagataattctctctctctctctttctctctctctctctgtgtgtgtgtgtgtgtgtgtgtgtgtgtgtgtctcagtaCCTGGTAAAAACtaactaaacatttaaaaaatgatgaatagtttcaaatccattttttttgCAATGACAGGTGAAGGTATTTCAGCCCCAACAGATTTATAAATATGTCTTATTGCCTTCATTCAGAAAACTAATATTATTAATGAATATCTTACAAGACAAATTGGTTAAATTAAGTTGACTCCATATATGActcatttaaatatttctatgtaTGCTTTATTTTCCCTTAATCTCTTCATTTTGGTACATCTGAATCTGCTTTTGTATACACCCAAATTCCTGGTGCTCAAGGATGCTAGAGATGATAGAATTAAAATAGCAATGTTTGAGTATTCTTAACCATGACATTATGCACGTACAATAACAAGGACAGAGTAAAATACACACAATCTTGTGACATCTACTCTTTGACTTAGAGACACAGTAGATGAAATTAATATTGTACTGATAAACGGTTTTAAACTGTTTATGTGGAACTAAATTATCTCtctcactgtttttgtttttgctttgaatttcacataactttttattttttatttattttttattttttaacatctttattggagtataattgctttacaatgttgtgttagtttctgctgcataacaaactgaatcagctcttcgtatacatatatcaccatatcccctcactctgtgtctctctcccaccctccctatcccacccccctaggtggtcagaaagcaccaagctgatctccctgtgcaattcagctgcttcccactagctacctattttacatttggtagtgtatatatgtcagtgccactctctcacttcgtcccagctacccttccccctccccgtgtcctcagtccattctctatgtctgtgtctctaacagaaactaatacaacattgtaaagcaattatactccaataaagattttttaaaaaaagactgaatgGCTATACTTCGCAAATATATGTGATGTTCTCTGAGTATTCTTTTTTGACTGTATTCCCTTCCTTACCTCCGATATATCCACTATTCTGAATATTATGGTAATCATCCTCATGTTTTCCTTTataattatcatatatatatatagtctttaaaCAACTTGGTATTTGATTTTATATAATTGGAATCACACGTTTGTCTGCAGCTTGTGCTCAACGTTATGCTTTTAAGAATGCACAGTATTGATGGAAGTAGCtgtatttcatgtattttccTTGATGTGTAGTATCTCATCGTAAGCCTACAACATGGTTATTTTGTTCATGaatctg
Above is a window of Mesoplodon densirostris isolate mMesDen1 chromosome X, mMesDen1 primary haplotype, whole genome shotgun sequence DNA encoding:
- the LOC132481482 gene encoding LOW QUALITY PROTEIN: exportin-6-like (The sequence of the model RefSeq protein was modified relative to this genomic sequence to represent the inferred CDS: inserted 2 bases in 1 codon; substituted 2 bases at 2 genomic stop codons), whose protein sequence is MTEFFHDCTTNERKREIEELLDNFAQQVGSWRFCLYFLSSNRNDCVMMYSLTFFENLINKMRLGVPSHDKMEIRSCLSKLLLAHHKTLPYFIWNKLCKVIVDIGRQDWPMFYHDFFTNILQLIQSPVTTPLGLIMLKTTSEELVCPAEDLRVAWKEEWRKLLLDQVQTVLGLLTGILETVWDKHSVTATTPPPSPTSGESGDLLSNLLQSPSSAKLLNQPIPILDEESEYICSLALECLAHLFSWIPLSASIILSFLTTIFHFACFGCDIQARKVAVVNGSSQNCMLGQEYSWLGVLAMSCINELMSMNCVPMEFEEYLLHTFQQTFYRLQKITKDNNAHTVKRKLEELDECYIETFTDLLRLFVSVHLRIESYSQFPVVEFLTVLFKYTFHQPTHEGYFXCLDIWTLFLDYLTRKTKSHLGDREAVLNRYEDTLVLWLMEVLNQIHFRYNQAQLEELDDKTLDDDQQTEWQWYLRQSLEVVAKVMELLPTHAFSTLFPVLQDNLEVYLGLQQFIVTSGSEHRLNITAENDCQWLHCSLRDLSSLLQAVGHLAEYFIGDVFTVHFSDTLTVVERLVKVTLYGSQIKLYNIETAVPSILKPDLIDVPAXSLAALQVYSQYWLAQYCNEAHRQNTQQFVTLISPTTDTVTPLVSTKVXDKLLLSVCHLLVSLATAVRPVFLISIPAVQKVFNGSTDASTQQLVDKAQLLVCQALSNILLLPWPNIPENEQQWPVCSINHASLISVRSRDYCNLKPSAVTPQRKMPLDDTKVIIHQTLSVLEDIMENISGESTKSQQICYQSLQESVQVSLALFPAFIHQSDVSDEMLSFFPTLLQGLRVQMGVPFTADVETDL